From one Tsukamurella tyrosinosolvens genomic stretch:
- the tal gene encoding transaldolase, with translation MAQNPNLAALYEAGVSVWLDDLSRGLIQSGKLAELPQTDSVTGVTTNPAIFQSALSKGTEYDEQVRELAARGADVDQTIRTVTTDDVRAACDVLAPVFERTGGVDGRVSIEVDPRLAHDTEGTVAQAIELHKIVDRPNVLIKIPATLAGLPAITRVIAEGISVNVTLIFSVERHRQVMDAYLDGIEAAAAAGRNVAEIYSVASFFVSRVDTEIDKRLDAIGTDAALALRGKAGLANARLAYAAYEEIFGAARFAAIEGANVQRPLWASTGVKNPAYPDTLYVAELIAPNTVNTMPGATMAAFADHGTVTDGTIIGRAEESAQVFADLQGAGVDLAAVFELLETEGVEKFEQAWQQLLDATAEQLKAGA, from the coding sequence ATGGCTCAGAACCCGAATCTCGCCGCGCTCTACGAGGCCGGCGTCTCCGTCTGGCTCGACGACCTCTCGCGCGGCCTGATCCAGTCCGGCAAGCTCGCGGAGCTCCCGCAGACGGACTCCGTCACCGGCGTCACCACGAACCCGGCGATCTTCCAGTCCGCGCTGTCCAAGGGCACCGAGTACGACGAGCAGGTGCGCGAGCTCGCCGCCCGCGGCGCCGACGTCGACCAGACGATCCGCACCGTCACCACCGACGACGTCCGCGCGGCGTGCGACGTGCTGGCCCCCGTCTTCGAGCGGACCGGCGGCGTCGACGGTCGCGTCTCGATCGAGGTCGACCCGCGCCTCGCGCACGACACCGAGGGCACCGTCGCGCAGGCGATCGAGCTGCACAAGATCGTCGACCGGCCGAACGTGCTCATCAAGATCCCCGCCACCCTCGCCGGGCTGCCCGCGATCACCCGCGTCATCGCCGAGGGCATCTCGGTGAACGTGACGCTGATCTTCTCGGTCGAGCGTCACCGCCAGGTCATGGACGCCTACCTCGACGGCATCGAGGCGGCGGCCGCGGCCGGCCGGAACGTGGCCGAGATCTACTCCGTCGCGTCGTTCTTCGTCTCCCGCGTGGACACCGAGATCGACAAGCGCCTGGACGCGATCGGCACCGACGCGGCGCTCGCCCTGCGCGGTAAGGCGGGCCTCGCCAACGCGCGCCTGGCCTACGCCGCCTACGAGGAGATCTTCGGCGCCGCCCGGTTCGCCGCGATCGAGGGCGCCAACGTGCAGCGGCCGCTGTGGGCGTCGACGGGCGTGAAGAACCCGGCGTACCCCGACACCCTGTACGTCGCGGAGCTGATCGCGCCGAACACCGTGAACACCATGCCCGGCGCCACGATGGCGGCGTTCGCCGATCACGGCACGGTCACCGACGGCACGATCATCGGTCGCGCCGAGGAGTCGGCGCAGGTCTTCGCCGACCTGCAGGGCGCGGGCGTCGACCTCGCGGCCGTCTTCGAGCTCCTCGAGACCGAGGGCGTGGAGAAGTTCGAGCAGGCCTGGCAGCAGTTGCTCGACGCGACCGCCGAGCAGCTCAAGGCCGGGGCCTAG
- the pgl gene encoding 6-phosphogluconolactonase — translation MTEPTVRTFDDADALVAAAADDLVAVIERAQAERGFASIVLTGGTNGNALSAALRDRVIDWSRIDVFFGDERFVAGDDPDRNVLQAEDALLAHVPIPDANVYRFPASDEFSGDGALAARVYAKRLADNASARGNAVTAGEGTVPRFDVHLLGMGGEGHINSLFPDTDAVRETEAVVVSVRDSPKPPPRRLTLTLPAVGAARRVWLLVSGAEKAEAVAAGVGGASPEDWPCAGAHGSEETVWYLDGAAASQLG, via the coding sequence ATGACCGAGCCCACCGTCCGCACGTTCGACGATGCCGACGCCCTCGTCGCGGCGGCCGCCGACGACCTGGTGGCGGTGATCGAGCGGGCGCAGGCCGAGCGGGGCTTCGCCTCGATCGTGCTGACCGGCGGCACCAACGGCAACGCGCTCTCGGCGGCGCTGCGGGACAGGGTGATCGACTGGTCGCGGATCGACGTCTTCTTCGGCGACGAGCGCTTCGTCGCGGGCGACGACCCGGACCGCAACGTGCTGCAGGCCGAGGACGCGCTGCTCGCCCACGTGCCGATCCCGGACGCGAACGTCTACCGCTTCCCCGCCTCCGACGAGTTCAGCGGCGACGGAGCCCTGGCGGCCCGCGTCTACGCGAAGCGATTGGCGGACAACGCCTCCGCCCGTGGCAACGCCGTCACGGCGGGCGAGGGCACGGTGCCGCGGTTCGACGTTCACCTGCTCGGCATGGGCGGCGAGGGCCACATCAACTCGCTCTTCCCGGACACCGACGCGGTCCGCGAGACGGAGGCCGTCGTGGTGTCGGTGCGCGACTCCCCCAAGCCGCCGCCGCGGCGCCTCACGCTCACCCTGCCGGCGGTCGGCGCCGCTCGCCGCGTGTGGCTGCTCGTCTCCGGCGCCGAGAAGGCCGAGGCCGTGGCCGCCGGCGTCGGCGGCGCCTCGCCCGAGGACTGGCCCTGCGCCGGCGCGCACGGCTCCGAGGAGACCGTCTGGTACCTCGACGGTGCCGCCGCCTCCCAGCTCGGCTAG
- the tkt gene encoding transketolase, whose product MTSTAEIHALTTPHHPADWTDLDTRAVDTARVLAADAVQKVGNGHPGTAMSLAPLAYTLFQKVMVHDPSDTHWIGRDRFVLSCGHSSLTLYLQLYLGGFGLELSDLEALRTEGSLTPGHPEYGHTKGVEITTGPLGQGLASAVGMAMASRYERGLFDPEAAPGTSPFDHFVYVIASDGDIEEGVTSEASSLAGTQQLGNLVVFYDDNKISIEHNTDIALSEDVAKRYEAYGWHVQYVEGGENVTAIEEAVAAAKAVTDKPSIIVLRTIIGFPAPNKMNTGGVHGSALGADEVAAVKEILGFDPAKDFDVAPEVIAHARELVKRGRSAHEAWNATFDAWAATNPERKALLDRLEAGTLPAGWDAELPTWSVDDKAIATRAASGAFLAAAGQTLPELWGGSADLAGSNNTTIKGADSFGPTSISTEDWNAQPYGRTLHFGIREHAMGSILNGIVLHGKTRPYAGTFLQFADYMRPAVRLAALMDIDPIYVWTHDSVGLGEDGPTHQPVEHLAALRAIPGLNVVRPADANETVAAWKATLERTGGNGPTGLILTRQGVPILPGTSAEGVARGGYVLKDADGATPDVIIIGTGSEVQLALQAADLLAAKGIGARVVSMPSVEWFHAQDKAYQDSVLPPAVKARVAVEAGIAQSWWRIVGGFGEVVSLEHFGESASDKVLFAKYGFTGENVAQKAEQSLANLKG is encoded by the coding sequence GTGACCAGCACCGCCGAGATCCACGCCCTCACCACGCCGCATCACCCCGCCGACTGGACCGATCTCGACACGCGTGCGGTGGACACCGCCCGGGTGCTGGCGGCCGACGCGGTGCAGAAGGTCGGTAACGGCCATCCCGGCACCGCCATGAGCCTCGCTCCCCTGGCCTACACCCTGTTCCAGAAGGTCATGGTCCACGACCCGTCGGACACGCACTGGATCGGCCGCGACCGGTTCGTCCTGTCCTGCGGCCACTCGAGCCTGACGCTGTACCTGCAGCTCTACTTGGGCGGCTTCGGCCTGGAGCTGAGCGATCTCGAGGCGCTGCGCACCGAGGGCTCCCTGACCCCCGGCCACCCCGAGTACGGGCACACCAAGGGCGTCGAGATCACCACCGGCCCGCTGGGCCAGGGCCTCGCGTCCGCTGTGGGCATGGCGATGGCCTCGCGCTACGAGCGCGGCCTGTTCGACCCGGAGGCGGCGCCGGGCACCAGCCCGTTCGACCACTTCGTCTACGTCATCGCCTCCGACGGCGACATCGAGGAGGGCGTGACCTCCGAGGCGTCCTCGCTGGCGGGCACGCAGCAGCTGGGCAACCTCGTCGTCTTCTACGACGACAACAAGATCTCCATCGAGCACAACACCGACATCGCCCTGTCGGAGGACGTGGCCAAGCGCTACGAGGCGTACGGCTGGCACGTCCAGTACGTCGAGGGCGGCGAGAACGTCACCGCGATCGAGGAGGCCGTCGCGGCCGCCAAGGCGGTCACCGACAAGCCGTCGATCATCGTCCTGCGCACGATCATCGGCTTCCCCGCCCCCAACAAGATGAACACGGGCGGAGTGCACGGCTCCGCGCTGGGCGCCGACGAGGTGGCCGCGGTCAAGGAGATCCTCGGCTTCGACCCCGCGAAGGACTTCGACGTGGCCCCCGAAGTCATCGCGCACGCGCGCGAGCTGGTGAAGCGCGGTCGGTCCGCGCACGAGGCGTGGAACGCGACGTTCGACGCCTGGGCCGCCACCAACCCGGAGCGCAAGGCGCTGCTGGACCGGCTCGAGGCCGGCACGCTGCCCGCGGGCTGGGACGCCGAGTTGCCCACCTGGAGCGTCGACGACAAGGCCATCGCGACCCGCGCCGCGTCGGGCGCCTTCCTCGCGGCCGCCGGGCAGACCCTGCCCGAGCTGTGGGGCGGCTCCGCCGACCTCGCGGGCTCGAACAACACCACGATCAAGGGCGCCGATTCCTTCGGCCCCACGTCGATCTCGACCGAGGACTGGAACGCACAGCCCTACGGCCGCACCCTGCACTTCGGCATCCGCGAGCACGCGATGGGCTCGATCCTCAACGGCATCGTGCTGCACGGCAAGACCCGCCCCTACGCGGGCACCTTCCTCCAGTTCGCGGACTACATGCGCCCCGCCGTCCGCCTCGCGGCCCTCATGGACATCGACCCGATCTACGTGTGGACGCACGACTCGGTCGGTCTCGGCGAGGACGGCCCGACGCACCAGCCGGTCGAGCACCTCGCCGCGCTCCGCGCGATCCCGGGCCTGAACGTGGTCCGCCCGGCCGACGCCAACGAGACCGTCGCGGCGTGGAAGGCCACCCTCGAGCGCACCGGCGGCAACGGCCCCACCGGCCTGATCCTCACCCGCCAGGGCGTGCCGATCCTGCCCGGGACGTCCGCCGAGGGCGTCGCGCGCGGCGGCTACGTCCTCAAGGATGCCGACGGTGCCACCCCCGACGTCATCATCATCGGCACCGGCTCCGAGGTGCAGCTGGCACTGCAGGCCGCGGACCTGCTCGCCGCGAAGGGCATCGGCGCGCGCGTCGTCTCCATGCCCTCGGTCGAGTGGTTCCACGCCCAGGACAAGGCGTACCAGGACAGCGTGCTGCCGCCTGCGGTCAAGGCGCGCGTCGCCGTCGAGGCCGGCATCGCCCAGTCGTGGTGGCGCATCGTCGGCGGCTTCGGCGAGGTCGTGTCGCTCGAGCACTTCGGCGAGTCCGCCTCCGACAAGGTCCTGTTCGCTAAGTACGGATTCACCGGCGAGAACGTGGCCCAGAAGGCCGAGCAGTCCCTCGCCAACCTGAAGGGATAA
- a CDS encoding limonene-1,2-epoxide hydrolase family protein, with protein MTDVVVQDEQATVLAFLADMQDGRAEEAVAAFDEDVVYTNVGLATLRGRNRAGRVIRLLALPALGFGVEVTSIASDGALVLTERIDELRVGPLRVRFWVCGRFDVQDGRIVLWRDYFDNVDIAKGVVRGVLALAIPAAQRKMTPLQR; from the coding sequence ATGACTGACGTGGTTGTGCAGGACGAACAGGCGACGGTACTGGCCTTCCTCGCCGATATGCAGGACGGACGTGCCGAGGAGGCGGTCGCAGCCTTCGACGAGGACGTGGTCTACACGAACGTGGGCCTGGCGACCCTGCGCGGGCGGAACCGCGCGGGCCGGGTGATCCGGCTGCTCGCGCTCCCCGCCCTCGGCTTCGGCGTCGAGGTCACCTCCATCGCGTCCGACGGTGCCCTCGTGCTCACCGAGCGCATCGACGAGCTGCGGGTGGGTCCGCTGCGCGTGCGGTTCTGGGTGTGCGGCCGGTTCGATGTGCAGGACGGCCGGATCGTGCTGTGGCGCGACTACTTCGACAACGTCGACATCGCGAAGGGCGTCGTGCGCGGCGTGCTCGCGCTGGCGATCCCCGCCGCACAGCGGAAGATGACGCCGCTGCAGCGCTGA
- a CDS encoding serine/threonine-protein kinase, translating to MSEGTRSGSTLGPYEIGRLLGRGGMGEVYLAHDAQRDRDVALKLLHASAAEDPQFRERFSRESQTVARLADPHVIPIHDFGEIDGVLFIDMRLVEGRNLAEVLHDGPLPPDRAVSLVEQVAGALDAAHAKGLVHRDVKPANIELTESGFPYLLDFGLAVADTQSRMTSAGLFVGSQAYAAPERFDGDSATVASDVYSLACVLFEALTGHAPYRGDSLGAMLKQHLTAPIPRPSTEASVPPAMDTVIARGMAKDPADRFSSCGELASAAREALAGHSVDVPLPSPAYEQTLIRPLAQPSDPTVISQPHPPAYSDPTVVSQPSPPASYPRAGSHPHAPSYPAAPSYPVAPAYQQAPPPAKSRAVPILAVVAAVLIGATAVLGYVALSDRRTAPIAQTAGATATATVTATPAAPTTTDTTPTTTTAAPNPLTALQSRAAADRSVVLATLNNRWVAQLSSKWSGVQDLGKTWYEADILGEIAYFDQRFGSVRVLSSTDWSVYEHNRQYWIAIYAGSSWDSPEPAKAWCLQQSIDRDHCAAKLISDTHPVEGSTSYN from the coding sequence ATGAGCGAGGGCACGCGCAGCGGGAGCACGCTGGGGCCGTACGAGATCGGCCGCCTGCTCGGCCGCGGCGGCATGGGCGAGGTCTACCTCGCGCACGACGCGCAGCGCGATCGGGACGTCGCGCTGAAGCTGCTGCACGCATCGGCCGCGGAGGATCCTCAGTTCCGCGAGCGCTTCTCCCGCGAATCGCAGACGGTGGCGCGCCTCGCGGACCCGCACGTCATCCCCATCCACGACTTCGGCGAGATCGACGGGGTGTTGTTCATCGACATGCGCTTGGTCGAGGGCCGCAATCTCGCGGAGGTCCTGCACGACGGTCCGCTGCCTCCGGACCGCGCCGTCTCCCTCGTCGAGCAGGTGGCCGGCGCGCTCGACGCGGCGCACGCCAAGGGCCTCGTGCACCGGGACGTCAAGCCCGCCAACATCGAACTCACCGAGTCGGGGTTCCCGTACCTGCTCGACTTCGGGCTCGCGGTCGCCGATACGCAGTCCCGGATGACGTCGGCGGGACTGTTCGTCGGCTCGCAGGCGTACGCGGCGCCCGAGCGGTTCGACGGTGACTCGGCCACCGTCGCGAGCGACGTGTACTCGCTGGCGTGCGTCCTGTTCGAGGCGCTCACCGGGCACGCCCCGTACCGCGGCGACAGCCTCGGCGCCATGCTCAAGCAGCACCTCACGGCCCCGATCCCCCGCCCGAGCACGGAGGCGTCGGTCCCGCCGGCGATGGACACCGTGATCGCGCGGGGCATGGCGAAGGATCCGGCCGACCGGTTCAGCAGCTGCGGCGAGCTGGCGAGCGCCGCGCGGGAGGCGCTCGCCGGGCACAGCGTCGACGTCCCGCTCCCCTCGCCCGCCTACGAGCAGACGCTGATCCGGCCACTCGCACAGCCGTCCGATCCCACCGTGATCTCGCAGCCGCATCCGCCGGCGTACTCCGACCCCACCGTCGTCTCCCAACCGTCGCCGCCGGCGTCGTACCCGCGAGCGGGGTCCCACCCGCACGCCCCGTCGTACCCGGCCGCACCGTCGTACCCGGTGGCCCCGGCCTACCAGCAGGCACCGCCGCCCGCGAAGAGTCGGGCGGTGCCGATCCTCGCCGTCGTCGCGGCGGTGCTGATCGGGGCCACGGCCGTGCTGGGCTACGTCGCGCTGTCGGACCGCAGGACCGCCCCGATCGCGCAGACCGCGGGCGCCACCGCAACCGCGACGGTGACTGCCACGCCAGCCGCACCGACCACCACCGACACGACGCCGACCACGACGACCGCCGCTCCGAACCCCCTCACGGCCCTGCAGAGTCGCGCGGCGGCGGATCGGTCCGTCGTCCTCGCGACGCTGAACAACCGCTGGGTCGCCCAGCTGTCATCGAAGTGGTCGGGCGTGCAGGACCTCGGCAAGACCTGGTACGAGGCCGACATCCTCGGCGAGATCGCGTACTTCGATCAGCGGTTCGGCTCCGTGCGCGTCCTGTCGAGCACCGACTGGTCGGTGTACGAGCACAACCGCCAGTACTGGATCGCGATCTACGCCGGCAGCAGCTGGGACAGCCCGGAACCGGCGAAGGCGTGGTGCCTGCAGCAGAGCATCGACCGCGATCACTGCGCCGCGAAGCTCATCTCGGACACCCACCCCGTCGAGGGCAGCACCAGCTACAACTGA
- a CDS encoding YbaB/EbfC family nucleoid-associated protein, whose amino-acid sequence MDTTPQFWSDAAHAEKTSEQAHEVRERLARVSGTGTAARGDVRVTVGMGGRLTGVVIAGRAMEYSGEALSAEIMTAASLAEKAAAREVHSIATEFYPGLDFWDQYTGEAER is encoded by the coding sequence TTGGACACGACACCGCAGTTCTGGTCGGACGCCGCTCACGCGGAGAAGACGTCCGAGCAGGCGCACGAGGTTCGTGAGCGATTGGCCCGGGTATCGGGCACCGGGACGGCGGCACGGGGGGACGTGCGGGTCACCGTCGGAATGGGGGGACGGCTCACGGGCGTGGTGATCGCGGGCCGCGCGATGGAGTACTCGGGGGAGGCTCTGAGCGCGGAGATCATGACGGCGGCCTCCCTGGCCGAGAAGGCTGCGGCCAGGGAGGTCCACTCGATCGCCACCGAGTTCTATCCGGGACTCGACTTCTGGGATCAGTACACGGGGGAGGCGGAGCGATGA
- a CDS encoding acyl-CoA dehydrogenase family protein, translating into MAARRRSSWMNDELDALRDLADKFLAKELTPNIEKFAEQHHVDRDLWNKAGELGLLCLSIPEEYGGGGGDFRHESVLIAAQAQAFDTSWGVSLHNGIVAHYILAYGTEEQKQAWLPKMASGEAVGAIAMTEPGTGSDLQNVKTRAIKTGGEYVINGSKTFITNGQQADIVVLVCKTNPDEGAAGISLILVEADREGFRKGNILNKIGQKGQDTSELFFDDVHVPVENLLGTQEGQGFYQLMQQLPQERLIIGQACVAGMEVIFEETLRYTKEREAFGRPIFGFQNTKFKLAEALTETTIARVFVDDCIEKHVKGELDIPTVAMAKWWTSDRAQEVASECLQLFGGYGYMAEYPAARFWVDNRVQMIYAGTNEIMKEIIARTL; encoded by the coding sequence ATGGCCGCACGCCGCCGCTCGAGCTGGATGAACGACGAGCTCGACGCCCTCCGCGACCTCGCGGACAAGTTCCTGGCGAAGGAACTCACCCCCAACATCGAGAAGTTCGCCGAGCAGCACCACGTCGATCGCGACCTTTGGAACAAGGCCGGCGAACTGGGCCTGCTGTGCCTGTCGATCCCCGAGGAGTACGGCGGCGGTGGCGGCGACTTCCGCCACGAGTCGGTGCTCATCGCCGCGCAGGCGCAGGCCTTCGACACCAGCTGGGGCGTCTCGCTGCACAACGGCATCGTCGCGCACTACATCCTCGCGTACGGCACCGAGGAGCAGAAGCAGGCCTGGCTGCCCAAGATGGCCTCCGGCGAGGCTGTCGGCGCCATCGCGATGACCGAGCCCGGCACCGGCTCGGACCTGCAGAACGTGAAGACCCGCGCCATCAAGACCGGCGGCGAGTACGTCATCAACGGCAGCAAGACCTTCATCACGAACGGCCAGCAGGCCGACATCGTGGTCCTGGTCTGCAAGACCAACCCCGACGAGGGCGCCGCCGGCATCTCGCTGATCCTGGTCGAGGCCGACCGCGAGGGCTTCCGCAAGGGCAACATCCTCAACAAGATCGGCCAGAAGGGCCAGGACACCTCCGAGCTGTTCTTCGACGACGTGCACGTGCCCGTCGAGAACCTCCTCGGCACCCAGGAGGGCCAGGGCTTCTACCAGCTCATGCAGCAGCTGCCGCAGGAGCGCCTCATCATCGGCCAGGCCTGCGTCGCGGGCATGGAGGTCATCTTCGAGGAGACCCTGCGCTACACCAAGGAGCGGGAGGCCTTCGGCCGCCCCATCTTCGGTTTCCAGAACACCAAGTTCAAGCTCGCCGAGGCGCTCACCGAGACCACCATCGCGCGGGTCTTCGTGGACGACTGCATCGAGAAGCACGTCAAGGGCGAGCTCGACATCCCGACGGTGGCGATGGCGAAGTGGTGGACCTCGGACCGTGCCCAGGAGGTCGCGTCCGAGTGCCTGCAGCTGTTCGGCGGCTACGGCTACATGGCCGAGTACCCGGCGGCGCGCTTCTGGGTCGACAACCGCGTCCAGATGATCTACGCCGGCACCAACGAGATCATGAAGGAGATCATCGCGCGCACGCTCTGA
- the zwf gene encoding glucose-6-phosphate dehydrogenase, producing MTWTNPLRDPRDRRLPRIAGPSSLVIFGVTGDLSRRKLMPAVYDLANRGLLPPGFSLVGFGRRPWTDEDFAATVREAAKAHSRTEFRDDVWERLAEGIRFVQGAFDDDDSFDRLSAALADLDAERGTGGNTAFYLSIPPDAFPTVCEQLKRSGLADQSEGWRRVVIEKPFGHDLESAQKLNAVVNDVFAEDSVFRIDHYLGKETVQNILALRFANQLFEPTWNSHYVDSVQITMAEDIGLGGRAGYYDGIGAARDVIQNHLLQLMALVAMEEPTSFHPAELQAEKIKVLSATSPVEPLAETSARGQYGPGWQGSEKVVGLLQEEGFSETSTTETYAAITVEIASRRWAGVPFYLRTGKRLGRRVTEIALMFKRAPHLPFDDTMTEELGQNALVIRVQPDEGVTLRFGSKVPGSSMEVRDVNMDFSYGEAFTVSSPEAYERLILDVLLGEPSLFPVNAEVELSWKILDPVLALWAEGGRPEEYESGSWGPASADAMLARTGRTWRRP from the coding sequence GTGACCTGGACCAATCCGCTCCGGGACCCCCGCGATCGTCGCCTGCCGAGGATCGCGGGGCCCTCGTCCCTGGTGATCTTCGGCGTCACGGGCGACCTGTCCCGGCGCAAGCTGATGCCCGCCGTGTACGACTTGGCCAACCGCGGCCTGCTCCCGCCCGGCTTCTCGCTGGTGGGCTTCGGCCGCCGCCCGTGGACCGATGAGGACTTCGCGGCGACGGTCCGGGAGGCAGCGAAGGCACACTCGCGCACCGAGTTCCGGGACGACGTCTGGGAGCGCCTGGCCGAGGGCATCCGGTTCGTCCAGGGCGCGTTCGACGATGACGACTCCTTCGACCGGCTCTCGGCGGCGCTGGCCGACCTGGACGCCGAGCGCGGCACCGGCGGCAACACCGCGTTCTACCTCTCCATCCCGCCGGACGCCTTCCCGACGGTGTGCGAGCAGCTCAAGCGCTCGGGCCTCGCCGATCAGTCCGAGGGCTGGCGGCGCGTGGTGATCGAGAAGCCCTTCGGGCACGACCTCGAGTCCGCGCAGAAGCTCAACGCGGTGGTCAACGACGTCTTCGCCGAGGATTCGGTCTTCCGGATCGATCACTACCTCGGCAAGGAGACGGTGCAGAACATCCTCGCGCTGCGCTTCGCGAACCAGCTGTTCGAGCCGACCTGGAACAGCCACTACGTGGACAGCGTCCAGATCACCATGGCCGAGGACATCGGCCTCGGTGGCCGCGCCGGCTACTACGACGGCATCGGCGCCGCCCGCGACGTGATCCAGAACCACCTGCTGCAGCTCATGGCGCTGGTGGCGATGGAGGAACCGACCAGCTTCCACCCGGCGGAGCTGCAGGCGGAGAAGATCAAGGTGCTCTCGGCGACGTCGCCCGTCGAGCCGCTCGCTGAGACGTCCGCGCGCGGCCAGTACGGGCCCGGCTGGCAGGGCAGCGAGAAGGTCGTGGGCCTGCTCCAGGAGGAGGGCTTCAGCGAGACCTCCACCACCGAGACCTACGCCGCGATCACCGTCGAGATCGCCTCCCGGCGGTGGGCGGGCGTGCCCTTCTACCTGCGCACGGGCAAGCGGCTGGGGCGCCGCGTCACCGAGATCGCGCTGATGTTCAAGCGCGCCCCGCACCTGCCCTTCGATGACACCATGACCGAGGAACTGGGCCAGAACGCGCTCGTCATCCGCGTGCAACCCGACGAGGGCGTGACCCTCCGGTTCGGCTCGAAGGTGCCGGGCAGCTCCATGGAGGTCCGCGACGTCAACATGGACTTCAGCTACGGCGAGGCCTTCACGGTGAGCTCGCCGGAGGCCTACGAGCGGCTGATCCTCGACGTGCTGCTGGGCGAGCCGTCGCTGTTCCCGGTGAACGCCGAGGTCGAGCTGTCCTGGAAGATCCTCGATCCGGTGCTCGCACTGTGGGCCGAGGGCGGCCGGCCCGAGGAGTACGAGTCCGGGTCGTGGGGCCCGGCGTCGGCCGATGCGATGCTGGCCCGGACCGGAAGGACGTGGCGGCGCCCATGA
- a CDS encoding VOC family protein, whose amino-acid sequence MTFDAARDLLILDVPTEARVAHARLLGGDPAERYTAGGIDVTVGAPSWAKSSGLLVAADDVAAAATLAERRGLPLTDIGAGFAGAADGLVLGLAGPTEPAAGPGAEITGVDHVVLTSPNRDRIIATLCGRLDFDLRLDRVQSWGVHQLFFRRGDLLVEVVLQEGEDADPAGPDGLWGVAWRTVDADATHTRLTEQGITVSDVRRGAKPGTRVATVKDPALGVPTIVLEQS is encoded by the coding sequence GTGACCTTCGACGCTGCGCGTGACCTGCTGATCCTCGACGTCCCGACCGAAGCGCGAGTCGCGCACGCCCGGCTGCTCGGCGGCGACCCGGCGGAGCGATACACCGCGGGCGGGATCGATGTGACGGTCGGCGCACCGTCGTGGGCCAAGAGCTCAGGCCTGCTCGTCGCCGCGGACGACGTCGCCGCGGCGGCGACGCTCGCCGAGCGGCGCGGCTTGCCGCTGACCGATATCGGCGCCGGATTCGCCGGTGCCGCCGACGGACTCGTTCTCGGTCTCGCGGGCCCGACGGAACCCGCGGCCGGGCCGGGCGCGGAGATCACCGGCGTCGACCACGTCGTGCTCACCTCGCCGAACCGCGACCGCATCATCGCGACGCTGTGCGGCCGGCTCGACTTCGACCTGCGCCTGGACCGGGTGCAGTCGTGGGGCGTGCACCAGTTGTTCTTCCGCCGCGGCGACCTGCTCGTCGAGGTCGTCCTGCAGGAGGGGGAGGACGCCGACCCAGCGGGCCCGGACGGCCTGTGGGGCGTGGCGTGGCGCACCGTCGACGCGGACGCGACGCACACCCGCCTGACCGAGCAGGGCATCACCGTGAGCGATGTGCGGCGCGGCGCGAAGCCGGGTACGCGGGTCGCCACGGTCAAGGACCCCGCGCTGGGCGTCCCGACGATCGTGCTGGAGCAGTCCTAG
- a CDS encoding glucose-6-phosphate dehydrogenase assembly protein OpcA, producing MILDLPDTSTQDVSKQLVRLRESGGAVTLGRVLTLIISAEEGEPTESAIEATNAASREHPCRVIVVARGPRAERTRLDAQIRVGGDAGASEVVVLRLFGELADHGASVIVPFLLPDTPVVAWWPGAAPAVPSADKVGALATRRITDATASDDSVAVLAGRRDGFAPGDSDLAWSRITPWRALLASALDQPPFEPITSAVVTGPSNSPGIDLLAGWLRAQLDVPVRRRAGSFEVQLDRASGPLRLEFDQNSTAVLVRPGQPDGRVAIRRRDVADCLAEELRRLDDDDIYYTALGGVSDVDRSEMP from the coding sequence ATGATTCTCGATCTCCCGGACACCTCCACGCAGGACGTCTCGAAGCAACTGGTCCGCCTGCGCGAGTCGGGCGGCGCGGTCACCCTGGGCCGCGTGCTGACGCTCATCATCTCCGCGGAGGAGGGCGAGCCCACCGAGAGCGCGATCGAGGCCACCAACGCCGCGTCGCGCGAGCACCCGTGCCGCGTGATCGTGGTGGCCCGCGGCCCCCGCGCCGAACGGACCCGCCTCGACGCCCAGATCCGCGTGGGCGGCGACGCCGGCGCGTCGGAGGTCGTGGTGCTGCGCCTGTTCGGCGAGCTGGCCGATCACGGCGCGTCCGTGATCGTGCCGTTCCTGCTCCCCGATACGCCCGTCGTCGCCTGGTGGCCCGGCGCGGCGCCCGCGGTGCCGTCCGCCGACAAGGTGGGCGCGCTCGCGACGCGCCGCATCACCGACGCCACCGCGTCCGACGATTCCGTGGCGGTCCTGGCCGGCCGCCGCGACGGATTCGCCCCCGGCGACTCGGATCTGGCGTGGTCGCGGATCACCCCGTGGCGCGCGCTCCTGGCGTCGGCGCTGGACCAGCCACCGTTCGAGCCGATCACCTCCGCGGTGGTCACAGGCCCGTCGAACAGCCCCGGCATCGACCTGCTCGCGGGCTGGCTCCGCGCGCAGCTCGACGTCCCCGTCCGGCGCCGCGCCGGCAGCTTCGAGGTGCAGCTCGACCGCGCGAGCGGGCCGCTGCGCCTCGAGTTCGACCAGAACTCCACGGCCGTCCTCGTCCGGCCCGGGCAGCCCGACGGCCGCGTCGCGATCCGGCGCCGGGACGTGGCGGACTGCCTCGCGGAGGAGCTGCGGCGCCTCGACGACGACGACATCTACTACACGGCGTTGGGCGGCGTGTCCGACGTGGACCGATCGGAGATGCCCTGA